From Bdellovibrio sp. KM01:
TCACATTCAGCTCTTCAGCCTTGGTTTCCAGATCTAATTTAACTTGTTCGGGATTTGCGATTTTTTGGAAGCTATAAAAAGTCGTAACATAATGCTTTGGAGCATTTTCGGTCGTCATATTATCACCTTCAGTTGTCCCTATCCGGTTCCAAACCAGGGGGAGTTGTTAGTTCGAAGAGAGTTATAATGCCCCGGTGGTCCCTCGCGCAAGAGGTAAAAAGACAGCGGGCGTTAATTCCATCCCGGGAGGGGATTCCCTTGCCCCTCTGGGTGTGATCGAATAAAACGGATTTTTACAGTCAATTTAAAGGTTTAAGTATGTTAGCGACACCTCAGATTCAAAAAGAAATTCAAAGACGCCGTACCTTTGCGATCATCTCGCATCCCGATGCTGGTAAAACCACGCTGACGGAAAAACTACTTTATCACGGGGGCGTGATCCACGAAACCGGCGAGGTTAAAGGTAAATCAGGTTCTAAAGCTGTGACATCTGACTGGATGGAGCTGGAAAGACAAAAGGGTATCTCGATCACGTCATCTGTAATGACGTTTGATTATAATGATCTGCGTGTGAATCTGCTGGATACTCCGGGACATAAAGATTTCTCTGAGGATACTTACCGCGTATTGATGGCTGTGGATTCTGCGGCGATGTTGATCGACGTTGCCAAGGGTGTGGAAGAACGTACAAAGAAGCTTTACGAAGTTTGTCGTTTACGCAAAATTCCTATTTTCACATTCGTAAATAAGCTCGACCGTGAAGGTAAAGATCCTCTGACATTGATTGACGAAGTTGAAAAAACTTTGAACATGCAATGTTATCCGGTGACTTGGCCTTTGGGTATTGGTCAGCGCTTCCGTGGTATTTACAATCGTCTGACTCAAGAAATCTGGATTTACGATCAACGCCGTGAGGAAGTGGAAGATTATCAAAAAATTCCATTCGTAAAAGGCAAAGACGACCAAATTCTTTATAACTATCTGGATAAGGAATCCGCAGACCAAGTTTTGGAAGAGCTGGATTTGATCGAGAGTGCGCTCCCACCATTTGATGTAAACGAATTCCTGACAGGCCAAATTTCACCAGTGACATTCGGTTCTGCGAAACAAAATTTCGGGGTGGATACATTCCTTCAGTTCTTTACCAAGTACGCTCCGGGACCTCAGGCACGCGTAACTAAAGACGATCAAAAGATGGATCCTTTGGATGCAAAATTCACAGGGTTCGTATTTAAGATTCAAGCCAATATGGATCGTCGTCACCGTGACCGTATTGCCTTTATTCGTATTTGCTCCGGTAAGTTCGAACGTGGCATGAAAGTGCAACACAATCGTTTGGAGCGTGAGCTTCGTCTTTCATACTCGTCGCAATTCGTTGCGGCCGACAAAGAAACTGTTGATGAAGCGTACGCTGGTGACATCGTTGGGGTCGGCGATACAGGAAACTTTGCGATCGGGGATTGCGTTTCTTCCTCTGGAAAAGTGCAATTTGAAGACATTCCGAAATTTGCACCCGAGTTGTTTGGTCGTTTGTCTGTTCGCGATGCTTTGAAACGTCAAAAACTTCAAGAAGCCTTGAAGCACTTGTCCGAAGAAGGTGCGATCCAACTCTTCATCGAACCCCACATTGGTCCACAAGACCCGATCATCGGGGCGGTCGGTGAACTTCAATTCGAAGTTCTTATGCACAGGCTTCAAGATGAGTACAACTTGGAAGTGAAACTGAATCGTCTGCCATACAGCGTGTGCCGTTGGCCGCGGACTGCAGATGGCAAAGCGGTTACTCATCTTAAAGGTGGCGCGAATATGGCGGAAGACCTTATCGGTAATCCGGTGGTGTTGGTGAATCAAGAGTGGGATTTGAACTGGCTGAAACGTGAAAATCCAGATGTGGAATTCCAAACAAGTATTTCGAGAGCTCGTTAATGTTGCCTTTAAAAATTGATAATCTGAAAAAGAAATATCCAGGCGGCCAAGAGGCCGTCAAGGGTGTGAGTTTCGATGTAAAACCAGGGGAGATCTTTGGTCTTCTGGGGCCGAATGGAGCTGGTAAAACCACAATCATCTCGACAATCACAACTCTGGAAGAACCTTCAAGTGGTGTGGTTGAAGTGTTTGGTCAAAACGTGGTGGCAAGCCCGCGTTTTACGAAACAACAATTGGGTGTCGTACATCAGGAAGTCATTACTTCAGGATTTTTCAGCGTTGATGAAATTTTGAATTTTCAGTCGGGCTATTACGGAATTCGTAATAACAAAGACCGTATTGATTTTCTGTTACA
This genomic window contains:
- a CDS encoding peptide chain release factor 3; protein product: MLATPQIQKEIQRRRTFAIISHPDAGKTTLTEKLLYHGGVIHETGEVKGKSGSKAVTSDWMELERQKGISITSSVMTFDYNDLRVNLLDTPGHKDFSEDTYRVLMAVDSAAMLIDVAKGVEERTKKLYEVCRLRKIPIFTFVNKLDREGKDPLTLIDEVEKTLNMQCYPVTWPLGIGQRFRGIYNRLTQEIWIYDQRREEVEDYQKIPFVKGKDDQILYNYLDKESADQVLEELDLIESALPPFDVNEFLTGQISPVTFGSAKQNFGVDTFLQFFTKYAPGPQARVTKDDQKMDPLDAKFTGFVFKIQANMDRRHRDRIAFIRICSGKFERGMKVQHNRLERELRLSYSSQFVAADKETVDEAYAGDIVGVGDTGNFAIGDCVSSSGKVQFEDIPKFAPELFGRLSVRDALKRQKLQEALKHLSEEGAIQLFIEPHIGPQDPIIGAVGELQFEVLMHRLQDEYNLEVKLNRLPYSVCRWPRTADGKAVTHLKGGANMAEDLIGNPVVLVNQEWDLNWLKRENPDVEFQTSISRAR